A genome region from Maylandia zebra isolate NMK-2024a linkage group LG6, Mzebra_GT3a, whole genome shotgun sequence includes the following:
- the LOC101470745 gene encoding lipopolysaccharide-induced tumor necrosis factor-alpha factor homolog, with product MEVPKTGFPAPPYPGPPLDYNAVQPVVQPVVQPAFQPVVQPVVQPAVQIVQQPAYQYNALQPQVVQPVSQVVVMQSHLPKDVPGQMKCPHCQTDVVTKTEYKIGILTWIIFGVLLLVGCWPCYVIPFFVKECKDVEHSCPACNSVIHIHKVL from the exons ATGGAGGTACCCAAAACAGGTTTCCCAGCACCACCGTACCCCGGTCCCCCTTTGGACTACAACGCTGTTCAGCCTGTTGTTCAGCCTGTTGTCCAGCCTGCGTTTCAGCCAGTTGTCCAGCCTGTTGTTCAGCCAGCTGTTCAGATTG TTCAACAGCCTGCATACCAATACAATGCACTACAACCTCAGGTTGTGCAGCCAG tgAGTCAGGTGGTGGTGATGCAAAGTCATCTCCCAAAAGATGTTCCTGGACAGATGAAGTGTCCTCATTGCCAAACCGATGTTGTGACTAAAACAGAGTACAAAATTGGGATCCTCACCTGGATAATTTTTGGCGTATTACTACTTGTAGG CTGCTGGCCTTGCTATGTGATCCCCTTCTTCGTCAAAGAATGCAAGGATGTGGAGCATTCCTGCCCCGCCTGTAACAGCGTAATCCACATCCATAAGGTCCTATGA